The Bombus fervidus isolate BK054 chromosome 3, iyBomFerv1, whole genome shotgun sequence genome includes a window with the following:
- the LOC139985411 gene encoding uncharacterized protein: MRLSPIILSWATASWLGPTGTTAIRAQASKDYELSTEFFLVPSDVAMDKNGLASVASVISVPAPNRTVSVFKMPPGKKNQEIEVDTRPYSRSLLRQRPWALPLAALSAATMLLMAGFEVFVLLKARVTAPNRRHLFLGQALLLGLFLLAGLSAAASLSQNPLSCAAFRLVGLPAALVFAALLVKCVFLLSLNSGVYLPAPYQALVLGFAVLVQVAIIGQWFYGEPPTVVQVQNTGQNSPMSCCKTPLGQIVASLGYPGALLVAVACLAVRARGVRDNNREAAFIGLAVGLSLPIWISSAIGSVAASTESDREAWLAYGLLTTSLLVFLTMFLPKGRQLAALGREASATVIRDRDDALSSLPGSRYSPSFFHFKPAEASLKRKMHYHSGDRVALVSSAIPGCTACRHGGSPIYSDDVHAPMETFVLPPGMYLRPEDAGNLYTTLSANPNVFFQRAAHPGMMY; the protein is encoded by the exons ATGAGACTGAGCCCGATTATCTTGTCGTGGGCCACAGCGAGTTGGCTTGGTCCAACCGGAACTACGGCGATACGAGCTCAAGCCTCGAAGGACTACGAGTTGTCGACTGAATTCTTCCTGGTACCTAGCGACGTAGCGATGGACAAGAACGGTCTGGCCAGTGTAGCGAGTGTCATCAGCGTTCCAGCACCGAACAGGACGGTTTCGGTGTTCAAAATGCCTCCTGGAAAGAAGAACCAGGAGATCGAGGTCGATACTCGGCCGTACTCGAGGTCCTTGCTCAGACAACGACCCTGGGCTCTTCCTCTGGCGGCCCTCAGCGCAGCCACGATGCTCCTCATGGCTGGCTTCGAGGTTTTCGTACTGCTCAAG GCAAGGGTAACCGCGCCAAACAGACGACATTTATTTCTGGGACAAGCTCTACTTTTAGGCCTTTTCCTCCTGGCAGGACTCTCAGCAGCAGCATCCCTCAGTCAAAACCCTCTGTCCTGTGCTGCATTTAGATTAGTCGGCTTACCTGCTGCTCTTGTATTTGCAGCCTTGCTGGTTAAATGCGTGTTCCTGCTCTCGTTAAATAGTGGAGTTTATCTACCAGCACCTTATCAA GCACTAGTATTGGGATTCGCCGTGCTCGTGCAGGTAGCTATCATTGGACAATGGTTTTACGGCGAACCACCTACGGTGGTTCAGGTACAAAATACAGGACAAAACTCTCCGATGTCCTGTTGCAAAACTCCTCTTGGACAGATAGTGGCTTCCCTCGG ATATCCGGGCGCGCTGTTGGTTGCAGTAGCTTGTTTAGCAGTTCGAGCACGCGGCGTTCGAGACAACAACCGGGAAGCAGCATTTATTGGCTTGGCTGTTGGTTTATCGCTTCCGATTTGGATATCGAGTGCGATCGGTTCAGTGGCTGCCTCGACGGAGAGTGACAGAGAAGCCTGGCTAGCTTATGGTTTATTGACTACTTCCCTTCTCGTGTTCCTGACGATGTTCCTGCCGAAGGGTCGGCAGTTAGCTGCCCTCGGTCGAGAAGCTTCCGCAACGGTGATTCGTGATCGAGACGATGCTTTGAGCTCGCTTCCTGGCAGCCGTTACTCGCCTTCCTTCTTCCACTTCAAGCCAGCTGAAGCTTCTTTAAAGAGAAAGATGCATTATCACAGCGGCG ATCGCGTGGCATTAGTTTCATCCGCTATACCTGGATGCACTGCCTGCAGGCATGGTGGAAGCCCCATATACTCCGACG atgTTCATGCACCGATGGAGACGTTCGTCTTACCACCAGGCATGTATTTGAGGCCGGAAGACGCAGGAAATTTGTACACGACTCTATCAGCGAATCCGAACGTATTCTTTCAACGAGCAGCTCATCCCGGGATGATGTATTGA
- the LOC139985412 gene encoding inositol polyphosphate 5-phosphatase K codes for MADTLKYLRIYFVTWNVATKYPEEDLHELLDVNRIDESKTLPDLYIVGLQEVKAQPQNMVMDIFFDDPWTKSFRDILKKYDYVKIRTQRLQGLVLNIFCLRKHITHLRLIEAQYTRTGCGGMWGNKGAVSIRLNMYGINMCIVNTHLTPHDHLLTDRIMDYNTILTSHSFSSPDTSKILFHDYVFWIGDLNFRLHGEDLTATEIDILVRKNELKSLLTRDQLKMVMEKGEAFSELNENPITFPPTYKYEFASQEFDLKRRPSWTDRILYRVNADIYDDVKLNAIQRNYKSHSNYVQSDHKPVTGEFDIVIRPNVEDHGVEFQPVSSWFIDEENSVSYRLLGDARPASGDWVGLFHNEFSSLDEYIVYEYVGRGKSSPVPLEPHSITERIYFSDTALRAPGMYRLVYVAQRGNLVGILGISPPFPGHHRPA; via the exons atggctgatacattaaaatatcttag AATCTACTTTGTCACATGGAATGTGGCAACTAAATACCCAGAGGAGGATTTGCATGAACTTCTTGATGTGAATCGGATTGACGAGTCAAAAACATTACCAGATTTATACATTGTTGG ATTACAAGAAGTTAAAGCTCAGCCACAAAATATGGTGATGGACATATTCTTTGACGATCCATGGACTAAATCTTttag agatatattaaagaaatatgatTACGTAAAAATACGTACACAACGTTTACAGGGTcttgttttaaatatcttttgctTAAGAAAACATATTACACATTTAAGATTAATAGAAGCTCAATATACAAGGACAGGATGTGGAGGCATGTGG GGAAATAAAGGTGCAGTGAGTATAAGATTAAATATGTATGGAATTAACATGTGTATAGTAAATACACACTTGACACCACATGATCATCTATTAACAGACAGAATTATGgattataatacaatactCACAAGTCATAGCTTTAGTAGTCCAGAtacttcaaaaatattatttcatga TTATGTGTTTTGGATTGGTGACTTAAATTTTCGATTACATGGAGAGGATTTAACTGCCACAGAAATAGACATACTAGTTaggaaaaatgaattaaaatccTTATTAACCAGAGATCAATTGAAGATGGTAATGGAGAAGGGTGAAGCTTTTTCTGAATTGAATGAGAATCCTATTACATTTCCTCCTActtataaatatgaatttgcatctCAAGAATTTGATCTCAA gcGTCGACCATCATGGACTGATAGAATTTTGTACAGAGTAAATGCAGATATTTATGATGATGTTAAATTGAATGCTATTCAGCGTAATTATAAAAGTCATTCCAATTATGTACAATCAGACCATAAGCCTGTCACAGGAGAATTTGATATTGTC ATCAGACCGAATGTAGAAGACCATGGTGTAGAGTTCCAACCTGTGTCATCATGGTTTATAGATGAAGAAAATTCAGTATCATATAGATTATTAGGAGACGCGAGACCAGCTAGTGGCGATTGGGTGGGTCTTTTTCACAATGAATTTTCCAGTCTAGACGAATATATCGTTTATGAATATGTAGGTCGAG GTAAATCGTCTCCAGTTCCTCTCGAACCTCACTCGATCACCGAGCGAATTTACTTTAGCGATACTGCCCTTCGAGCACCAGGAATGTATCGTTTGGTGTATGTTGCTCAACGAGGGAATCTTGTTGGAATTTTAGGCATTAGTCCACCGTTTCCAGGACATCACAGACCTGCTTGA